A single Deltaproteobacteria bacterium HGW-Deltaproteobacteria-4 DNA region contains:
- the pstC gene encoding phosphate ABC transporter permease subunit PstC codes for MKSSHPRARKRRIKERLIETGLLAAACSSVAVTFAIIFILLKESLNFFAEVPLIDFLTDTQWTPLFDDAHFGIITLISGTVTTTLVALSVAVPLGLTIAIYISEFASPRLRETIKPILEILGAVPTVVFGYFALIVVTPLLQKIYPDLPGFNMLSAGLVMGIMIVPYISSVSEDAMRAVPMQLREGAYAMGATRLRTALTVVVPAAFSGLAAALTLGSSRAVGETMVVAVAAGMQPNLTLNPLQPAATISSFIVQVSLGDLPHDSIGYKTIFAAGLTLLLITLVFNVIGYWLRQKFREEY; via the coding sequence ATGAAAAGTAGTCACCCCCGTGCCCGAAAACGCCGAATCAAAGAGCGACTGATCGAGACCGGCCTCCTTGCCGCGGCCTGTTCGTCGGTGGCGGTCACTTTTGCCATCATCTTCATTCTTCTCAAAGAATCGCTCAACTTCTTTGCCGAGGTACCGCTCATTGATTTTCTCACCGACACCCAGTGGACACCGCTCTTCGACGACGCCCACTTTGGTATTATCACCCTGATTAGCGGCACCGTCACCACCACCCTGGTCGCCCTGTCGGTCGCCGTCCCCCTCGGTCTGACCATTGCGATCTACATCAGCGAGTTCGCTTCGCCGCGCCTGCGGGAAACAATCAAACCGATCCTGGAGATCCTTGGCGCGGTGCCGACCGTGGTCTTCGGCTACTTCGCCCTGATCGTCGTCACCCCGCTGCTGCAGAAGATCTATCCAGATCTCCCCGGCTTCAACATGCTCTCGGCCGGTCTGGTCATGGGGATCATGATCGTCCCCTACATCAGCTCGGTGAGCGAAGATGCCATGCGGGCGGTACCGATGCAGCTGCGCGAAGGGGCATATGCCATGGGTGCTACCCGCCTGCGCACCGCCCTGACCGTTGTCGTCCCCGCCGCCTTCTCCGGTCTGGCGGCCGCCTTGACCCTCGGCAGTTCCCGCGCCGTCGGTGAAACCATGGTCGTCGCTGTTGCCGCCGGCATGCAGCCGAACCTGACTCTGAACCCCCTGCAACCGGCAGCGACGATCAGCTCCTTTATCGTCCAGGTCTCCCTCGGTGACCTGCCGCACGACAGCATCGGCTACAAAACCATCTTTGCCGCCGGCCTGACCCTGCTTTTGATCACCCTGGTCTTTAACGTGATCGGATACTGGCTGCGGCAGAAATTCCGCGAGGAATACTGA
- a CDS encoding glycolate oxidase subunit GlcD — MLESRILKALITIVGKDQVATEPADLLCYSYDATQQSFLPEVVVHPATAAEIAAIIKLANAELIPVFPRGAGSGFSGGSLPTKGGIVLTTERMDRILQIDEENLIAVVEPGVVTEQFQIAVEKVGLFYPPDPASLKFSTLGGNVAECAGGPRCVKYGVTKDYILGLEVITPTGDIITTGGPTMKGVVGYDLTKLLCGSEGTLGIISKIVIKLLPLPEAKKTMLVMFDSIDGAAQAVSAIIRHKIIPTTLEFMDGRTIDCVRQATGLDVPLAARALLIIEVDGDRDLLDKQANKIAEIIRPLGVVETRIATTPAESEALWQIRRSVSASLRKVNPDKFNEDICVPRSKLPEMIRKIDTIAEKFSLPIVNFGHAGDGNIHVNIMIDKKVPGELEKAHHAIEEVFKGALELGGTMSGEHGVGIAKAPYIPLEITPEAALYMKTLKKALDPNNILNPGKIFLD; from the coding sequence ATGCTTGAATCCCGCATCCTTAAAGCCCTGATCACGATTGTCGGCAAGGACCAGGTTGCCACCGAACCGGCCGATCTGCTCTGCTACAGCTACGACGCCACCCAGCAATCGTTCCTCCCCGAAGTGGTCGTGCACCCCGCCACCGCCGCCGAGATCGCGGCGATCATCAAGCTGGCGAATGCCGAGCTTATCCCGGTCTTCCCCCGCGGTGCCGGCAGCGGCTTCTCCGGCGGTTCGCTGCCGACCAAGGGCGGGATTGTCCTCACCACCGAACGCATGGATCGCATCCTGCAGATCGACGAAGAGAACCTCATTGCCGTCGTCGAGCCGGGGGTGGTGACCGAACAGTTCCAGATTGCCGTGGAGAAGGTCGGACTCTTCTATCCCCCTGATCCCGCTTCGCTCAAGTTCTCGACCCTCGGCGGTAATGTTGCCGAATGTGCCGGCGGGCCGCGCTGTGTCAAGTACGGGGTGACCAAGGATTACATCCTCGGTCTCGAAGTCATCACCCCGACCGGCGATATCATCACCACCGGCGGCCCGACGATGAAGGGGGTGGTCGGCTACGATCTCACCAAGCTCCTTTGCGGCTCGGAAGGGACCCTGGGGATCATCAGCAAGATCGTTATCAAGCTCCTCCCCCTGCCTGAAGCGAAAAAGACGATGCTGGTGATGTTCGACTCCATCGACGGCGCCGCTCAGGCGGTTTCGGCGATCATCCGTCACAAGATTATCCCCACCACCCTCGAATTCATGGATGGCCGCACCATCGATTGCGTCCGCCAGGCAACCGGTCTCGATGTCCCGCTGGCGGCGCGCGCGCTTTTGATTATCGAGGTCGATGGCGATCGCGACCTCCTTGACAAGCAGGCAAACAAAATCGCTGAAATCATCCGCCCCCTGGGCGTCGTCGAAACCCGCATCGCCACCACTCCGGCCGAGAGCGAGGCGCTGTGGCAGATCCGCCGCTCGGTCTCGGCAAGTCTGCGCAAGGTCAATCCCGACAAGTTTAACGAGGATATCTGCGTGCCGCGCAGTAAACTGCCGGAGATGATCCGCAAGATCGACACCATCGCTGAGAAGTTCAGCCTCCCCATCGTCAACTTCGGTCATGCCGGCGACGGCAATATCCACGTCAATATCATGATCGACAAGAAGGTGCCGGGGGAACTGGAGAAGGCGCATCACGCCATTGAAGAGGTCTTTAAAGGCGCGCTGGAACTCGGCGGGACGATGAGCGGCGAGCACGGCGTCGGCATCGCCAAGGCGCCGTATATCCCGCTGGAGATCACGCCGGAAGCGGCGCTGTACATGAAGACGCTGAAGAAGGCCCTTGACCCGAATAATATCCTCAACCCCGGGAAGATTTTTCTCGATTAA
- a CDS encoding protein sphX produces the protein MKRSKKMLPALLGLLLVATLAQAETKTVKIDGSSTVYPVTEAVAEEFQIANKGKINVTVGISGTGGGFKKFCRGEIDIADASRPIVKKEMDACREAGIKYIELPIAYDALTVVVNPKNDWIKSITVDELKRIWEPAAQNTITTWNQVNPAWPKEPLKLYGPGADSGTFDYFTEATVGKAKSSRGDFTASEDDNVLVQGVSRDKGALGYFGFAYYAENSKKLKAVPIVEKAGAPAVTPSFDTVKDGTYQPYARPIFIYVNVASLDKPEVKSFVDFYLAQAPALIPLVKYVPLPEKAYALAKANVARKKVGTGFGGVAEVGVSVEELLQREGKE, from the coding sequence ATGAAACGCTCAAAGAAGATGTTACCGGCCCTGCTTGGTCTGCTCCTGGTCGCAACCCTGGCGCAGGCCGAGACCAAAACTGTCAAAATCGACGGGTCGAGCACTGTCTACCCGGTGACCGAAGCCGTGGCTGAAGAATTTCAGATCGCCAACAAAGGGAAGATCAACGTCACCGTCGGCATCTCAGGCACCGGCGGCGGCTTCAAGAAGTTCTGCCGCGGCGAGATCGACATTGCCGACGCCTCCCGCCCGATCGTGAAAAAAGAGATGGATGCCTGCCGCGAAGCCGGGATCAAGTATATCGAGCTGCCGATCGCCTACGACGCCCTGACCGTGGTCGTCAATCCCAAGAACGACTGGATCAAGAGCATAACCGTCGATGAACTCAAGAGGATCTGGGAGCCGGCCGCGCAGAATACGATCACCACCTGGAATCAGGTCAATCCGGCCTGGCCGAAAGAGCCGCTGAAACTTTACGGCCCCGGCGCCGACTCCGGTACCTTCGATTACTTCACCGAAGCAACGGTCGGCAAAGCGAAATCGAGCCGCGGCGACTTCACCGCCAGCGAAGACGACAATGTCCTGGTCCAGGGTGTCTCCCGTGATAAAGGGGCTCTCGGTTACTTCGGCTTTGCCTACTACGCCGAGAACAGCAAGAAACTCAAAGCGGTGCCGATCGTCGAAAAAGCCGGTGCCCCGGCCGTGACACCGAGTTTCGACACCGTCAAGGATGGCACCTACCAGCCCTACGCCCGGCCGATCTTCATCTATGTCAACGTCGCCTCGCTGGACAAGCCGGAAGTGAAATCCTTTGTTGACTTCTACCTTGCCCAGGCGCCGGCCCTGATCCCGCTGGTCAAATATGTGCCGCTGCCGGAAAAGGCCTACGCTCTGGCCAAAGCGAACGTTGCCAGGAAGAAGGTCGGTACCGGCTTTGGCGGTGTCGCAGAAGTGGGGGTTTCCGTCGAAGAACTGCTGCAACGCGAAGGTAAAGAGTAA
- a CDS encoding putative toxin-antitoxin system toxin component, PIN family: MKVILDTNVLVSGIFFTGPPYQILKAWHDGKLKLVISPEILEEYQRVGAALAEKFPAIDLGKILDLVTIKAEMVQAQSLSEPVCVDPDDDKFLACALASKCNVIVSGDKHLLDVSGFRDIRVLKPRDFLDEYLATS; the protein is encoded by the coding sequence ATGAAGGTCATCCTTGATACGAACGTCCTTGTGTCCGGCATCTTTTTCACGGGACCTCCCTATCAAATTCTTAAAGCCTGGCACGACGGTAAACTGAAGTTGGTCATCTCCCCGGAAATCCTTGAAGAATACCAGCGGGTGGGAGCGGCGTTGGCCGAGAAGTTTCCTGCCATTGATCTGGGGAAGATTCTGGACCTGGTAACCATCAAGGCAGAGATGGTGCAGGCCCAAAGTTTGTCTGAACCGGTATGCGTCGATCCCGATGATGACAAATTTCTTGCCTGCGCGCTGGCCAGCAAATGCAATGTGATCGTGAGCGGCGACAAGCATTTGCTCGACGTGTCCGGTTTTCGGGACATCCGAGTGCTTAAACCCCGTGACTTTCTGGACGAATATCTTGCCACTTCCTGA
- a CDS encoding DNA-binding response regulator, protein MNPTTAPRILIVEDETDLAELIAFQLRQEGYQAEIAGNGRLGLERALASPPDLIVLDLMLPEMLGSEVCRNLRKESKTATTPVLMLTAKGEEIDRVVGFEVGADDYVVKPFSLRELLLRIKALLRRSQPLAASGGLLHFGPLSIDPLCHEVRVGDEIVVLTAIEYRLLTTLAERRGRLQSRDQLLTDVWGYNYIGDTRTVDTHVTRLRSKLGSAGELIRTVRGFGYKLEI, encoded by the coding sequence ATGAATCCGACAACCGCCCCCCGTATCCTCATCGTCGAGGACGAAACTGATCTCGCCGAACTCATCGCCTTCCAGCTTCGTCAGGAAGGCTACCAGGCCGAAATTGCCGGCAACGGCCGCCTCGGCCTTGAAAGAGCCCTGGCGTCTCCTCCCGACCTGATCGTTCTCGATCTGATGCTGCCGGAGATGCTCGGCAGCGAAGTCTGTCGCAATCTGCGCAAAGAGAGCAAGACCGCAACGACGCCGGTACTGATGCTCACGGCCAAAGGGGAAGAGATTGACCGGGTCGTCGGCTTTGAAGTCGGCGCGGACGACTATGTGGTTAAACCCTTCTCCCTGCGCGAACTGCTGCTGCGGATCAAGGCGCTGTTGCGGCGCAGCCAACCGCTGGCAGCCAGCGGCGGACTGCTCCACTTCGGGCCGCTCAGCATCGATCCCCTGTGTCACGAGGTGCGGGTCGGAGACGAAATCGTCGTCCTGACCGCCATCGAGTACCGCCTCCTCACCACTTTGGCCGAACGGCGGGGACGACTGCAGAGCCGCGATCAGCTGCTGACCGATGTCTGGGGCTACAACTACATCGGCGACACCCGCACCGTCGATACCCACGTTACCCGCCTGCGCTCCAAACTCGGATCGGCCGGCGAACTGATCCGCACGGTACGCGGCTTCGGCTATAAACTGGAGATCTGA
- a CDS encoding (Fe-S)-binding protein, whose amino-acid sequence MAKLKDLEAYQEEINQCVKCGACRAHCPVFAAEKREGRVARGKVALCQALITGEVKAEGKVLEDLSQCLLCGSCEAQCPNKVPTDEIVAAARRRIVEERGLTVVGTAVAALLSRPRLMNLAAKTSGALAKLLFKKIPEKSGLHLRFPAPYLEEGRTLPPLTAKPFRERVPEVIPGDPGRPTVAFFTGCGINYMYPEIGEALLKVLKFIGVTVIIPKDQVCCGLPAVSAGAGATVEALAAENLRALSRTPVDQIVTACASCSAGLGKIHPQMGEEYAAQGKKCIDIFVFLVQQGLAEKLAALPKAAQRTRVTWHDPCHLRTRGITREPRQILASLPQVDFVEMAGAASCCGLGGTYSVYHYQHSKKIGARKAVNIKASGAELVATDCPGCIMQLQDSINHLGEQARAVHLLELVVAALPAE is encoded by the coding sequence ATGGCCAAACTCAAAGATCTGGAAGCCTATCAGGAAGAGATCAACCAGTGCGTCAAATGCGGCGCCTGTCGGGCGCATTGTCCGGTCTTTGCCGCTGAAAAGCGCGAAGGGCGGGTAGCGCGGGGGAAGGTGGCCCTTTGTCAGGCACTTATCACCGGCGAGGTCAAGGCGGAAGGGAAGGTCCTTGAAGATCTTTCCCAGTGCCTCCTTTGCGGCAGCTGTGAAGCGCAGTGTCCGAACAAGGTGCCGACGGACGAGATCGTCGCGGCGGCGCGGCGGAGGATTGTCGAAGAGCGTGGCCTGACTGTCGTCGGCACCGCGGTGGCAGCCCTTCTCAGCCGCCCGCGACTGATGAATCTGGCGGCGAAGACCAGTGGTGCCCTCGCGAAGCTCCTTTTCAAGAAGATTCCGGAAAAGAGTGGTCTGCATCTGCGTTTCCCCGCCCCTTATCTGGAAGAGGGGCGGACCTTGCCACCTCTTACCGCCAAACCCTTCCGCGAGCGCGTGCCGGAAGTGATCCCCGGCGACCCCGGCCGGCCGACCGTCGCTTTTTTCACCGGTTGCGGCATCAACTACATGTATCCGGAGATTGGCGAGGCACTGCTCAAGGTCCTCAAATTCATCGGCGTCACCGTCATTATTCCCAAAGATCAGGTCTGCTGCGGTCTGCCGGCGGTCAGCGCCGGCGCCGGGGCGACGGTCGAAGCTCTCGCCGCCGAGAATCTCCGCGCCCTTTCCCGCACTCCCGTCGATCAGATCGTCACCGCCTGCGCTTCGTGCAGTGCCGGCCTCGGCAAGATCCATCCGCAGATGGGGGAGGAATACGCAGCGCAGGGGAAGAAATGTATCGACATCTTCGTCTTCCTTGTGCAGCAGGGGCTGGCGGAGAAGCTCGCCGCCCTGCCCAAAGCGGCGCAGCGCACCAGAGTCACCTGGCACGATCCCTGCCATTTGCGCACCCGGGGAATTACCAGAGAGCCGCGCCAGATCCTCGCCAGCCTGCCGCAGGTCGATTTTGTCGAGATGGCCGGCGCCGCCAGCTGTTGCGGCCTTGGTGGGACCTACTCGGTTTATCATTACCAGCACAGCAAGAAGATCGGTGCAAGGAAAGCGGTCAATATCAAGGCAAGTGGCGCCGAACTGGTGGCGACGGACTGCCCCGGCTGCATTATGCAGCTGCAGGACAGTATCAATCATCTTGGCGAGCAGGCCCGGGCCGTGCATCTGCTGGAGCTGGTGGTGGCGGCATTACCGGCGGAGTAG
- a CDS encoding transcriptional regulator — MDEFAAICDATINGEKVEPEEAQYSFTSFEAARASGIPQEVVKAHILNDVPMIRAWREHIGITQAELATRMRVSQAVLAKLERPDAKPRSTTLKKVAEALGISPPQLDVQ, encoded by the coding sequence ATGGACGAGTTTGCCGCCATCTGTGATGCGACAATTAACGGCGAGAAAGTCGAGCCGGAAGAGGCGCAATACAGCTTCACCAGTTTTGAGGCGGCCCGTGCCAGCGGCATCCCGCAAGAGGTTGTCAAGGCTCATATCCTGAACGACGTGCCGATGATCCGGGCCTGGCGCGAACATATCGGCATCACCCAAGCGGAACTTGCCACCCGCATGAGGGTCAGCCAGGCTGTCTTGGCCAAACTCGAAAGGCCCGACGCAAAACCACGGAGCACGACCCTGAAGAAGGTGGCCGAAGCACTGGGAATCTCGCCGCCGCAACTTGACGTGCAATAG
- the pstA gene encoding phosphate ABC transporter, permease protein PstA codes for MNLPETQTIIRRQRLYEQLFILLGLVALLVALLTLLALFTRLAIDGMPRLTPDFFTSFPSRFAEKAGILSAWVGSFLVMFVTACAAIPLGVSAGIYLEEYAPKNRWTAIIEINVMNLAGIPSIVFGLLALGLFVQTFGFGQSILSAGLTLALLILPIIIVATREALRGIPGGIREAAYALGATRWQMIADHLLPYSSGGVLTGVIIGLSRAIGETAPIITIGALTFIAFLPTSPFIAEFPFISFQWVLDPFTVMPIQMFNWTSRPEEAFQLNAAAAGVVLLAMTLLMNGIAIWLRYRIRKSIKW; via the coding sequence ATGAATCTTCCTGAGACGCAGACAATCATCCGGCGACAGCGCCTTTACGAACAGCTCTTTATCCTCCTCGGTCTTGTCGCCCTGCTGGTGGCGCTGCTGACCCTCCTCGCCCTCTTTACCCGCCTGGCGATCGACGGTATGCCGCGCCTGACGCCGGACTTCTTTACCTCTTTCCCGTCACGTTTTGCCGAGAAGGCCGGTATCCTCTCGGCCTGGGTCGGCTCCTTCCTCGTCATGTTTGTCACTGCCTGCGCCGCCATCCCCCTTGGCGTCAGCGCCGGTATCTACCTGGAAGAATACGCGCCGAAGAATCGCTGGACGGCGATCATTGAGATCAACGTCATGAATCTCGCCGGCATCCCCTCCATCGTCTTCGGCCTGTTGGCGCTGGGACTCTTCGTGCAGACCTTCGGTTTCGGGCAGAGCATCCTCTCTGCCGGCTTGACCCTGGCGCTGCTGATCTTACCGATCATCATCGTCGCCACCCGCGAAGCGCTGCGCGGCATCCCCGGCGGCATCCGCGAAGCCGCCTACGCTCTGGGAGCGACGCGCTGGCAGATGATTGCCGATCATCTCCTCCCCTACTCTTCCGGTGGTGTCCTCACCGGCGTGATCATCGGCCTGTCCCGCGCCATTGGCGAGACCGCCCCGATCATCACCATCGGCGCCCTGACCTTTATCGCTTTTCTACCGACATCACCCTTTATCGCTGAATTCCCCTTTATCTCTTTCCAGTGGGTTCTCGACCCCTTTACCGTCATGCCGATCCAGATGTTCAACTGGACCTCACGACCGGAAGAAGCCTTTCAGCTTAATGCTGCTGCGGCCGGTGTCGTCCTCCTCGCCATGACCCTGTTGATGAACGGTATCGCCATCTGGCTGCGCTATCGCATCCGCAAGTCGATCAAATGGTAA
- a CDS encoding PAS domain-containing sensor histidine kinase, translated as MRFSIRWKLLATYLLVLLVMGGTLFVYLDRTLEQQLTENLRNSLYQEAELTVLFSDPASLSPALVREIAARTASRLSIIAADGTVLADSQVADVDLAAVENHLSRPEIAAALQNGRGSTVRHSATIGIDMLYAAVRLDPKTAKKGVLRLALPLQAVKEAQTSLRQSLILAFLLSGLLAGGLSLLLIQLFSNTLHNLSEGAKRFGSGDFRRKLSITGNDEISDLARVMNTMAESLNLQMANLEAQRNRLDTILRGMGEGLLVADRSGIVLLINPAFCSLFRVTADAVGQPLINLSRHPTLHETFRRVLTGRSEESGEFVLDGNTTLLTHWVPLLDNNELIGVVAVFHDISELKRLETIRRDFVANVSHELRTPVTVIRGYAETLGSGLISKDPATAERFANVIKNHAERLTSLISDLLTLSQLEVQGFTLTLAPCDLNERLQHCCELVKPKAEEKEISITISPLPPGKILADAQRLEQILFNLLDNAVKYTPNGGAVTINVSNEGELMRIAIDDTGPGVPEAAQQRIFERFYRADAGRSREEGGTGLGLAIAKHLVGLHGGSIGVTNRRKGGSSFFFTLHRAPSGS; from the coding sequence ATGCGCTTCTCGATCCGCTGGAAACTCCTGGCCACCTACCTCCTCGTCCTGCTCGTCATGGGCGGCACCCTCTTTGTCTACCTCGACCGCACCCTCGAACAACAACTGACCGAAAATCTGCGGAATTCCCTTTACCAGGAAGCGGAACTCACCGTCCTCTTCAGCGACCCGGCATCACTCTCGCCGGCGCTGGTTCGCGAGATCGCCGCCCGCACCGCTTCCCGCCTGTCGATCATCGCCGCCGATGGCACGGTACTGGCCGATTCGCAGGTCGCGGATGTCGATCTGGCAGCGGTAGAGAACCATCTGAGCCGCCCTGAAATCGCTGCCGCCCTGCAAAACGGGCGCGGCAGCACCGTGCGTCACTCCGCCACCATCGGCATTGACATGCTCTATGCCGCCGTCCGCCTCGACCCGAAGACCGCAAAAAAAGGGGTTCTCCGCCTCGCCCTTCCTCTCCAGGCGGTCAAGGAAGCGCAGACATCTCTCCGGCAAAGCCTGATCCTCGCCTTTCTCCTGTCCGGGTTGCTGGCCGGCGGTCTCAGCCTTCTGCTCATCCAGCTCTTCAGCAACACTTTGCACAACTTGAGCGAAGGAGCCAAACGTTTCGGTTCCGGCGATTTCCGTCGCAAACTCAGCATCACCGGCAACGATGAAATCAGCGACCTGGCGCGGGTGATGAATACCATGGCCGAGAGTCTCAATCTGCAAATGGCCAATCTCGAAGCGCAACGCAACCGGCTTGACACCATCCTGCGCGGCATGGGCGAAGGTCTCCTCGTTGCCGATCGCTCAGGAATCGTTCTGCTGATCAATCCGGCTTTCTGCTCTCTCTTCCGGGTCACCGCCGACGCCGTCGGACAGCCCCTCATCAACCTTTCAAGACACCCGACCCTGCATGAAACCTTCCGGCGGGTACTGACCGGCCGCAGTGAAGAGTCCGGAGAATTCGTCCTTGATGGCAACACCACCCTCCTCACCCACTGGGTTCCCCTTCTCGACAATAACGAATTGATCGGCGTTGTTGCCGTATTTCACGATATCAGTGAGCTCAAACGCCTCGAAACCATTCGACGCGATTTTGTCGCCAATGTCTCCCATGAACTGCGCACCCCGGTCACCGTCATCCGGGGTTATGCCGAAACCCTGGGCAGCGGACTGATCAGCAAAGATCCGGCCACCGCCGAGCGCTTTGCCAATGTCATCAAAAACCACGCAGAACGGCTCACCTCCCTGATCAGCGATCTTTTGACCCTGTCGCAACTCGAAGTCCAGGGCTTCACCCTGACGCTTGCCCCCTGCGATCTCAACGAACGTTTGCAGCACTGCTGCGAACTGGTTAAACCGAAGGCGGAAGAGAAAGAGATCAGCATCACCATCTCCCCCCTGCCGCCCGGGAAGATCCTGGCCGACGCGCAGCGCCTCGAACAGATCCTCTTTAACCTTCTCGACAACGCGGTCAAATACACCCCCAACGGCGGCGCCGTGACCATCAATGTCAGCAATGAAGGAGAGCTGATGCGCATTGCCATCGACGACACCGGCCCCGGCGTCCCCGAGGCTGCGCAACAGCGCATCTTCGAGCGGTTCTACCGCGCCGATGCCGGGCGGAGCCGAGAAGAAGGCGGAACCGGCCTCGGTCTGGCGATTGCCAAACATCTCGTCGGCCTGCATGGCGGCAGTATCGGCGTCACCAACCGCCGCAAAGGCGGCAGTTCCTTCTTCTTCACCCTGCACCGCGCACCGTCCGGCAGCTGA
- a CDS encoding AbrB family transcriptional regulator: protein MANLATTKMSSKGQIVIPEDIRKRLNLKAGAQFVVVGENDVVILKAISPPSMNEFDTLITEARRQGEEVGLKQSDITAAIAKVRKHQ, encoded by the coding sequence ATGGCAAATCTAGCGACAACCAAGATGTCATCCAAGGGTCAAATCGTCATTCCTGAAGATATCCGCAAACGACTCAATTTAAAGGCCGGCGCGCAATTCGTTGTCGTCGGCGAGAACGACGTGGTGATCCTCAAGGCGATCTCCCCGCCATCCATGAATGAGTTTGACACCTTGATTACCGAGGCGCGTCGACAAGGGGAAGAAGTCGGGCTGAAGCAGTCGGACATCACTGCCGCCATCGCCAAGGTGCGGAAGCATCAATGA
- a CDS encoding diguanylate cyclase response regulator has protein sequence MSCTILIIDDSELIRKQIRQTLTEHVPDLRIVEAEDGIAGVKAALENPVDLILCDLEMPGLDGFKVLAMVNSHEGLRDVPVIIITGNSQREDKIRGLGQGASDYITKPFDAAELVARVRVHLKIKQLQDDLRRSNAQLEALSLTDPLTQLPNRRYLEESLARELERARRTGQPLALGILDIDHFKRVNDDYGHQQGDVVLRTVADIIHANIRPYDIGARYGGEEFVLIWAQISSVEAAAQFAERLRVSISNQSFPAPLDAVHITVSIGLVFYPAVGSTSGEDLFKRADDALYRAKQGGRNCVVIAN, from the coding sequence ATGAGTTGCACTATCCTGATTATCGATGACTCTGAACTGATACGTAAGCAGATCCGCCAGACCTTGACGGAACACGTCCCTGATTTGCGGATTGTCGAAGCAGAGGACGGCATTGCCGGTGTGAAGGCGGCCCTGGAAAACCCCGTCGATCTCATTCTCTGCGATCTTGAAATGCCGGGTCTCGACGGTTTCAAGGTGCTGGCGATGGTCAACTCCCATGAAGGTCTTCGGGATGTGCCCGTCATTATTATCACCGGGAACAGTCAGAGGGAGGATAAAATCCGGGGACTGGGGCAGGGGGCAAGCGACTACATCACCAAGCCCTTCGATGCTGCGGAACTGGTGGCGCGGGTTCGGGTGCATCTGAAGATCAAGCAACTGCAGGACGATCTGCGCCGGAGTAATGCCCAGCTGGAGGCCCTCTCCCTGACCGATCCTCTCACGCAGCTCCCGAATCGTCGTTATCTGGAGGAGTCACTGGCCAGGGAGCTGGAACGAGCCCGGCGCACCGGTCAGCCTCTGGCACTGGGTATCCTTGATATTGACCACTTTAAACGGGTCAATGATGATTACGGCCATCAGCAAGGGGACGTGGTTCTCAGGACGGTGGCGGATATCATCCATGCCAACATTCGCCCCTATGACATCGGAGCGCGATATGGCGGCGAGGAGTTTGTCTTGATCTGGGCGCAGATTAGCAGTGTCGAGGCGGCGGCACAGTTTGCTGAGCGACTGCGAGTGTCGATCAGCAACCAGTCTTTCCCTGCCCCGCTTGATGCTGTGCATATCACTGTCAGCATCGGCCTGGTTTTTTACCCTGCTGTCGGCAGTACCAGCGGGGAAGATCTCTTCAAGCGCGCCGATGACGCCCTTTATCGCGCCAAGCAAGGCGGTCGCAATTGCGTGGTGATTGCGAACTGA
- a CDS encoding stress response translation initiation inhibitor YciH, whose translation MSNSRPVYSSEHGRLCPGCGQPTASCQCKKVAAPIGDGKVRVRCERKGHGGKTVTVICGLPLTEAALTTLAGELKRRCGCGGTIKAGNIEIQGDHAEVLLSELLKRGFAAKRAGG comes from the coding sequence ATGTCCAACTCCCGACCGGTCTACTCCTCCGAACACGGCCGTCTCTGCCCCGGCTGCGGCCAGCCGACCGCCAGCTGCCAATGTAAAAAAGTTGCCGCCCCGATCGGCGACGGCAAGGTGCGCGTGCGCTGCGAACGCAAGGGGCACGGCGGCAAGACGGTGACAGTCATCTGCGGCCTCCCTTTAACTGAGGCGGCGCTGACCACCCTGGCTGGCGAACTCAAGCGCCGCTGCGGCTGCGGCGGCACGATCAAGGCCGGGAATATCGAAATTCAGGGGGATCATGCTGAAGTGCTGCTGAGCGAGCTGCTCAAGCGCGGCTTTGCCGCCAAACGTGCCGGGGGGTAG